Proteins encoded by one window of Pseudonocardia alni:
- a CDS encoding coiled-coil domain-containing protein: MSVSPSLSGPHRHEPVDGSSRHTHRGGDSGAHPDRHDGEDGSWFTVVLRGYDRGEVDTRLAELDHRIHDEIRRADAAEQSLSAARAQVRRLQEQLENDSAARAGEERRAEEAGFGRRVERVLQAAEQEAAELRDRAADEAAEIVERARREAEDRRSRTEEALLGRAATLDREFASRSSTLDDREHDADRRERDLAERERTVSDRLSGVRTEAERILADARSDAEQTLSTARAEAAALLRDAEQGAGERRSAVVRDVERLAALRDDVRDELTRVQRTLAEELDREPVSAALDDALFGPAPVSLPPVSLPPVSLPSSTSAPASDEGSIASVSELGSRPSADAAGSEAGDPADDEDEDAPATGSLLLGPGHRPAEEDPDSTTVGRIPPISLTSIGVLPFGDLGTGRDQPRTRTDVAGGTTRTGRGATRGPGPGRRSR, translated from the coding sequence GTGAGCGTCTCTCCCTCGCTGTCCGGTCCGCATCGGCACGAGCCGGTCGACGGGTCGTCGCGGCACACGCACCGCGGCGGTGACTCCGGGGCCCACCCCGACCGCCACGACGGCGAGGACGGCTCCTGGTTCACCGTCGTCCTGCGCGGCTACGACCGCGGCGAGGTCGACACCCGGCTGGCCGAGCTCGACCACCGCATCCACGACGAGATCCGCCGCGCGGACGCGGCCGAGCAGTCGCTGTCCGCGGCCCGCGCGCAGGTCCGGCGACTGCAGGAGCAGCTGGAGAACGACTCCGCCGCCCGGGCCGGTGAGGAGCGCCGCGCCGAGGAAGCCGGCTTCGGCCGCCGCGTCGAACGCGTCCTCCAGGCCGCCGAGCAGGAGGCGGCCGAGCTGCGCGATCGTGCGGCCGACGAGGCCGCGGAGATCGTGGAACGCGCTCGCCGCGAGGCCGAGGACCGTCGCTCCCGCACCGAGGAGGCGCTGCTCGGCCGCGCCGCCACCCTGGACCGCGAGTTCGCCTCCCGCAGCAGCACCCTCGACGACCGTGAGCACGACGCCGACCGCCGCGAGCGCGACCTCGCCGAGCGGGAGCGCACCGTGTCCGACCGGCTGTCCGGCGTCCGCACCGAGGCCGAGCGGATCCTCGCCGACGCCCGCTCCGACGCCGAGCAGACGCTGTCCACCGCGCGCGCCGAGGCCGCCGCGCTGCTGCGCGACGCCGAGCAGGGCGCCGGGGAGCGACGGTCGGCGGTCGTGCGCGACGTCGAGCGGCTCGCCGCGCTGCGCGACGACGTCCGGGACGAGCTGACAAGGGTGCAGCGCACCCTCGCCGAGGAGCTGGACCGTGAGCCGGTCTCGGCCGCCCTCGACGACGCCCTGTTCGGCCCCGCGCCCGTCTCCCTGCCGCCCGTCTCCCTGCCGCCCGTCTCCCTGCCGTCCTCGACCTCGGCGCCGGCGTCGGACGAGGGTTCGATCGCCTCGGTGTCGGAGCTCGGCAGCAGGCCGTCGGCCGACGCCGCCGGCTCGGAGGCCGGTGATCCCGCCGACGACGAGGACGAGGACGCGCCCGCCACCGGTTCCCTGCTCCTCGGTCCCGGGCACCGCCCGGCCGAGGAGGACCCCGACAGCACCACCGTCGGCCGCATCCCGCCGATCTCGCTCACCTCGATCGGGGTCCTCCCGTTCGGTGATCTCGGAACGGGGCGTGACCAGCCCCGGACCAGGACGGACGTCGCAGGTGGGACGACCAGGACGGGCCGGGGGGCCACCCGGGGTCCGGGCCCGGGGCGACGCTCGCGATAA
- a CDS encoding pyridoxamine 5'-phosphate oxidase family protein produces MTLSPTTRSTLGRKRDRAAVDRSDLHAVLDDGLVAHLGFVRDDAPVVLPTAYGRDGDTLYLHGSSGARYLTGDTLPCCVTVTHLDGIVHARALMHFSMNYRSAVVHGDARRVTGDDERLHALRVIVEHLTPGAWDHARRPDRRELAATAVFALDLTEASVKSRSGPPSDDEADVAAGLAWAGVVPLRTVAGPPETAPDLQRHRSVPDHVRDRRHTGG; encoded by the coding sequence GTGACGCTCTCCCCCACCACCCGCAGCACGCTGGGCCGCAAGCGCGACCGGGCCGCCGTCGACCGGTCGGACCTGCACGCGGTCCTCGACGACGGCCTCGTCGCCCACCTGGGCTTCGTCCGCGACGACGCGCCCGTCGTCCTCCCGACCGCCTACGGCCGCGACGGCGACACGCTCTACCTGCACGGCTCGTCCGGGGCCCGCTACCTGACCGGGGACACGCTTCCCTGCTGCGTGACCGTGACCCACCTCGACGGCATCGTGCACGCCCGCGCGCTCATGCACTTCTCGATGAACTACCGCAGCGCGGTCGTGCACGGCGACGCCCGCCGCGTCACCGGCGACGACGAGCGTCTGCACGCGCTGCGGGTGATCGTCGAGCACCTCACCCCGGGCGCGTGGGACCACGCCCGCCGCCCGGACCGCCGGGAGCTGGCCGCCACCGCGGTGTTCGCGCTCGACCTGACCGAGGCCAGCGTGAAGAGCCGCTCCGGGCCGCCGTCCGACGACGAGGCCGACGTCGCCGCCGGTCTCGCCTGGGCCGGCGTGGTGCCGTTGCGGACCGTCGCCGGGCCTCCGGAGACCGCCCCTGACCTGCAACGACACCGGTCGGTTCCGGACCACGTGCGCGACCGTCGTCACACCGGCGGGTGA
- a CDS encoding globin, whose protein sequence is MSAPQNFYAEVGGAPVFHRIVHRFYEEVARDEVLRPLYPEEDLGPAEDRLRMFLEQYWGGPRTYSDQRGHPRLRMRHVPFTIGPIERDAWLRCMRIAVDEENLSPEHREQLWNYLQYAAASMQNSEF, encoded by the coding sequence GTGAGTGCACCGCAGAACTTCTACGCCGAGGTGGGTGGCGCCCCGGTCTTCCACCGGATCGTCCACCGGTTCTACGAGGAGGTGGCCCGGGACGAGGTGTTGCGGCCGCTGTACCCGGAGGAGGATCTCGGCCCGGCCGAGGACCGCCTGCGGATGTTCCTGGAGCAGTACTGGGGAGGTCCGCGCACCTACTCCGACCAGCGCGGCCACCCCCGGCTGAGGATGCGGCACGTGCCGTTCACGATCGGCCCGATCGAGCGCGACGCCTGGCTGCGCTGCATGCGGATCGCCGTCGACGAGGAAAACCTCTCTCCGGAGCACCGCGAGCAGCTGTGGAACTACCTGCAGTACGCCGCGGCGAGCATGCAGAACTCGGAGTTCTGA
- a CDS encoding YncE family protein gives MTSAPGHPGPDDRSPRRADGPPDPEPNPDGLGEAIRTGRVPVVPGSLVDLVMRSGSGEPPEPEATSEDDGARREPTPTGFTELVSRERDPAPAPRPTPGPRPAAPEPPSDAGDYADLGDLGDDPLGVGPLPDEPGDDGLDPLHTPADRFAPPPSFAPGTPGGTPPATGGIPAAPTPGPADATPASPRPDPTDGGPAAPRPGPADAVPATPRSGSSDVSPSAPGVDAAGTVPSAPRPDPTQTGRPGPGPGANRPDPAATPAEGGRRTDAGPGPDGVPVTAPAPTVVPPIAPTPRPLGDSTRPTAGSTPDQDAAPSPSAGDTTESGGSGAGDRDAAGQHTTKRWPPRPARSGADGPETDILPPGALIGHYPSADSSDDRTEQPPARPSTPPSGNRPTMPGRRPPAPAGPEQRPVPRPAMGGAPSGPAMAGLSGNDLFATAGGDSGSGFGRLPGRADDPWRSRADTAASAPDSDGPSSDDVHRDDTTGEGSARDDSSRDGDAPRGTAWGPDGGPGSSVGGPSAWDRDAPAWDTGRPPTDDAAPSRNVAFPTPGSYGDPPSRSGSAPGHAAAAFSGPARTGTFPAPGAGPDERRGGPGTGAYPTDRPGGPGTGSLPTDRPTGPGTGAFPTDRSGGPGTGAYPVDRPGGQGFGSSPTDRPGAPGAGGRPDGPGTGAHPSNGAPGARSWAPAPDRLGPGGPDGRPAPRPDAPSENETTVVLRPVGTDGEPPTLQGLTPVTGHPDAPAADDTTGLSDPDRSDASTTSRNAAAAASVGAVSVAAARAASGRDGTVSDTGPGTAVQPAAAEAAAHAAVTGEKPPVTPRREAIMSAKPRNGRRSPSAAGLAIALAIVLLGALTLWAMLSPSQSDPGANATRPAVSAGPGTGPRPEAVASGASLAQPTVRATVPLGGAPVAVAAAPDGSTALVAVRDADRLAVVDTASDAVTGEIELPAAPQGVVTSPDGTRAYVSTAGQGGGQIAVVDVPGRTVVSTAAVGGDPAAAAVSPDGRFLYVPSRADATVEELDPNAGTVTRTVPVSRDPYASATNDAGDRVYLATRGADQLTVLDPDSLTVLGSFPVRGGAESLAVSPASVPRTVVAVGGPESGTVTVLDPADGREIATVQVDGGATGMAFAPDGRHLYVATRQALVTVDTGSWQVTGTTDVAPNPTAVAVAPDGRTGWVTGDGAVSVLNLT, from the coding sequence ATGACGTCGGCGCCCGGTCACCCGGGCCCCGACGACCGCTCCCCCCGGCGTGCCGACGGCCCGCCGGACCCCGAACCGAACCCCGACGGGCTCGGCGAGGCGATCCGGACCGGCCGCGTGCCGGTGGTCCCCGGCTCCCTGGTCGACCTGGTCATGCGGTCCGGCTCGGGCGAGCCCCCGGAGCCGGAGGCCACGTCCGAGGACGACGGCGCCCGGCGCGAGCCGACCCCGACCGGGTTCACCGAACTGGTGTCCCGCGAACGGGATCCCGCGCCCGCCCCACGTCCCACCCCGGGACCGCGGCCCGCTGCCCCCGAACCGCCGTCGGATGCGGGTGACTACGCCGATCTCGGCGACCTCGGCGACGACCCGCTGGGCGTCGGGCCGCTGCCCGACGAACCCGGCGACGACGGTCTCGACCCCCTGCACACCCCGGCGGACCGCTTCGCGCCGCCGCCGTCGTTCGCGCCGGGCACACCGGGCGGGACACCGCCCGCGACCGGCGGCATCCCGGCCGCGCCGACGCCCGGCCCGGCCGACGCCACGCCGGCGTCACCGCGGCCGGACCCGACGGACGGCGGCCCGGCGGCACCCCGTCCCGGCCCGGCGGACGCCGTTCCGGCGACTCCCCGGTCCGGCTCGTCGGACGTCTCCCCGTCGGCTCCCGGGGTGGACGCGGCGGGCACCGTCCCGTCGGCGCCCCGGCCGGACCCCACGCAAACGGGACGTCCCGGCCCCGGGCCCGGTGCGAACCGGCCCGACCCCGCCGCCACCCCCGCGGAGGGCGGTCGTCGCACCGATGCCGGTCCCGGGCCGGACGGTGTCCCGGTGACCGCACCCGCACCGACCGTCGTCCCGCCGATCGCGCCCACCCCGCGGCCGCTCGGCGACAGCACCCGCCCCACCGCCGGCTCCACCCCGGACCAGGACGCCGCCCCGTCGCCCTCGGCCGGGGACACCACGGAGTCCGGCGGCTCCGGCGCCGGGGACCGCGACGCCGCGGGACAGCACACCACCAAGCGGTGGCCGCCCCGCCCGGCGCGCAGCGGCGCCGACGGCCCGGAGACCGACATCCTGCCGCCCGGCGCACTGATCGGGCACTACCCGAGCGCGGACTCCTCCGACGACCGGACCGAGCAGCCGCCCGCGCGGCCCTCGACCCCGCCGTCCGGGAACCGACCGACGATGCCCGGTCGCAGACCTCCCGCGCCCGCGGGCCCGGAGCAGCGTCCGGTGCCCCGTCCGGCCATGGGTGGGGCCCCGTCCGGTCCGGCGATGGCCGGGCTGTCGGGCAACGACCTGTTCGCCACCGCCGGCGGCGACTCGGGCAGCGGCTTCGGCCGGCTCCCGGGCCGCGCCGACGACCCGTGGCGCTCCCGCGCCGACACCGCGGCCTCCGCGCCCGACAGCGACGGGCCCTCCTCCGACGACGTCCACCGTGACGACACCACCGGTGAGGGTTCCGCCCGGGACGACTCCTCGCGGGACGGCGATGCCCCCCGGGGCACGGCCTGGGGCCCGGACGGCGGTCCGGGTTCCTCCGTCGGCGGGCCGTCCGCGTGGGACCGGGACGCCCCGGCGTGGGACACCGGCCGTCCGCCCACGGACGACGCCGCACCGTCCCGCAACGTCGCGTTCCCGACGCCGGGGTCGTACGGCGACCCGCCGTCGCGCTCCGGGTCGGCCCCGGGTCACGCAGCCGCTGCGTTCTCCGGACCGGCGCGGACCGGGACGTTCCCCGCCCCCGGCGCGGGCCCGGACGAGCGGCGCGGCGGGCCGGGCACCGGGGCGTACCCCACCGACCGGCCCGGCGGACCGGGCACCGGCTCACTCCCCACCGACCGGCCCACGGGACCGGGCACCGGCGCGTTCCCGACCGACCGCTCCGGTGGTCCGGGCACGGGGGCGTACCCCGTCGACCGCCCCGGTGGGCAGGGCTTCGGTTCGTCTCCGACCGACCGGCCCGGTGCCCCGGGGGCCGGTGGCCGCCCGGACGGGCCCGGTACCGGCGCCCACCCGTCGAACGGCGCCCCCGGTGCCCGTTCCTGGGCCCCCGCCCCGGACCGCCTGGGCCCCGGAGGACCGGACGGGCGGCCCGCACCGCGACCGGACGCCCCGTCCGAGAACGAGACCACCGTCGTCCTGCGGCCCGTCGGGACCGACGGCGAGCCACCCACGCTGCAGGGCCTCACCCCAGTCACCGGACACCCGGACGCCCCGGCGGCGGACGACACGACCGGCCTCTCGGACCCGGACCGGTCGGACGCCTCGACGACCAGCCGCAACGCGGCCGCCGCGGCCTCGGTCGGGGCCGTCTCGGTGGCCGCCGCCCGCGCCGCGTCCGGCCGGGACGGCACGGTCAGCGACACCGGTCCGGGCACCGCGGTCCAGCCCGCGGCCGCGGAGGCCGCCGCCCACGCCGCGGTGACCGGCGAGAAGCCGCCGGTCACCCCGCGCCGCGAGGCGATCATGTCGGCGAAGCCGCGCAACGGCCGTCGCAGCCCGTCCGCGGCCGGGCTCGCGATCGCGCTGGCGATCGTGCTGCTCGGCGCGCTGACGCTGTGGGCGATGCTGTCGCCCAGCCAGTCCGACCCGGGCGCGAACGCGACCCGGCCCGCCGTCTCGGCCGGTCCGGGCACGGGGCCGCGTCCGGAAGCGGTCGCGTCCGGGGCGAGCCTGGCACAGCCGACGGTGCGGGCGACCGTGCCCCTCGGCGGCGCCCCGGTCGCCGTCGCGGCCGCCCCGGACGGCTCGACGGCCCTCGTCGCGGTCCGTGACGCGGACCGGCTCGCGGTCGTCGACACCGCGTCCGACGCCGTCACCGGGGAGATCGAGCTCCCGGCCGCCCCGCAGGGGGTGGTGACCTCTCCGGACGGCACCCGCGCCTACGTCAGCACCGCCGGTCAGGGCGGCGGGCAGATCGCCGTCGTCGACGTGCCGGGGCGGACCGTCGTCTCGACCGCTGCCGTCGGCGGGGACCCGGCCGCGGCCGCGGTGTCCCCCGACGGCCGGTTCCTCTACGTGCCGTCCCGCGCGGACGCCACCGTGGAGGAGCTCGACCCGAACGCGGGCACCGTCACCCGGACCGTGCCGGTGTCCCGCGACCCGTACGCGAGCGCCACGAACGACGCGGGAGACCGCGTCTACCTCGCCACCCGCGGCGCCGACCAGCTCACCGTCCTCGACCCGGACAGCCTCACCGTGCTCGGCAGCTTCCCGGTGCGTGGCGGCGCGGAGTCCCTGGCCGTCAGCCCCGCGTCGGTCCCGCGGACCGTGGTCGCGGTCGGCGGCCCGGAGTCCGGCACCGTGACCGTCCTGGACCCCGCCGACGGCCGCGAGATCGCGACCGTGCAGGTCGACGGCGGCGCCACCGGCATGGCCTTCGCCCCCGACGGCCGCCACCTCTACGTCGCGACCCGGCAGGCTCTCGTCACGGTCGACACCGGGTCCTGGCAGGTCACCGGGACCACCGACGTCGCCCCGAACCCGACCGCCGTCGCGGTCGCCCCCGACGGC
- the pdxR gene encoding MocR-like pyridoxine biosynthesis transcription factor PdxR: MQDLPIVLDRAAATPLAVQLADGLRAAAVGGALRPGDRLPSTRGLATTLRVSRTVTAAAYDQLLAEGWVAGRVGAGTFVTAVPGPAPAGPAAPAGPRPQAEPSVLDPGRPCVAALDPAMWRRAWRAAADPPPDDRPRADGLRAFHDAVTGHLLRHRGLTPPAGTVLATAGTSAAVAELARLLPAGATVAVEEPGYPRAVSALRAAGLRVLGVPVDDDGLVVDAVPAGCAAVYTTPAHQFPTAVRLSAARRVALVGRARAEDFLVIEDDYDGELRYDVAPLPLLAALAPAHVVHLGTASKILSPTLGVGWAVAPPAVVAAWRDLRARTGTRPSPAGQLVLTALAAHGDLSRHLRRLRRELRERRALVLDTARTAGWAAQGDPAGAHLVLRPPEGERAAIAAAARRGVAVRGLADYHRDGPGTSGLVVGYAAGTRAELTAALAALVG; this comes from the coding sequence GTGCAGGATCTCCCGATCGTCCTCGACCGCGCCGCGGCGACCCCGCTGGCGGTCCAGCTCGCCGACGGTCTCCGCGCCGCGGCCGTGGGCGGGGCACTGCGCCCCGGCGACCGGCTGCCGTCGACCCGGGGGCTCGCGACGACGCTGCGGGTGAGCCGGACGGTCACCGCCGCCGCCTACGACCAACTGCTCGCCGAGGGCTGGGTCGCCGGCCGGGTCGGCGCGGGGACGTTCGTGACCGCGGTCCCCGGGCCCGCCCCGGCGGGCCCGGCCGCGCCCGCCGGGCCCCGGCCGCAGGCCGAGCCGTCGGTGCTGGACCCGGGGCGGCCGTGCGTCGCCGCGCTGGACCCCGCGATGTGGCGCCGCGCCTGGCGGGCCGCCGCCGATCCGCCCCCGGACGACCGGCCCCGCGCCGACGGGCTGCGCGCGTTCCACGACGCCGTCACCGGCCACCTGCTGCGTCACCGCGGGCTCACCCCGCCCGCGGGCACCGTGCTGGCCACCGCCGGGACCTCCGCCGCCGTCGCCGAGCTGGCCCGGCTGCTGCCTGCGGGGGCCACCGTCGCCGTCGAGGAGCCGGGGTACCCGCGGGCGGTCAGCGCGCTGCGGGCCGCGGGGCTGCGGGTCCTCGGTGTGCCCGTGGACGACGACGGCCTGGTCGTCGACGCCGTCCCCGCCGGCTGCGCGGCCGTCTACACCACGCCCGCGCACCAGTTCCCGACCGCGGTGCGCCTGTCCGCCGCCCGCCGGGTCGCCCTGGTCGGGCGTGCCCGCGCCGAGGACTTCCTGGTCATCGAGGACGACTACGACGGGGAGCTCCGCTACGACGTCGCCCCGCTGCCCCTGCTCGCCGCGCTCGCGCCCGCCCACGTCGTGCACCTGGGCACCGCGAGCAAGATCCTCAGCCCGACGCTGGGGGTCGGCTGGGCGGTCGCGCCGCCCGCCGTCGTCGCCGCGTGGCGGGACCTGCGCGCCCGGACCGGCACCCGGCCGTCGCCCGCGGGGCAGCTGGTCCTCACCGCGCTCGCCGCACACGGCGACCTGTCCCGGCACCTGCGACGGCTGCGCCGCGAGCTGCGTGAGCGGCGGGCCCTGGTCCTGGACACCGCCCGCACGGCGGGCTGGGCCGCGCAGGGGGACCCGGCCGGGGCGCACCTCGTGCTGCGCCCTCCCGAGGGGGAGCGGGCCGCGATCGCCGCGGCCGCCCGGCGTGGCGTCGCCGTGCGCGGGCTGGCCGACTACCACCGGGACGGGCCCGGCACGTCCGGCCTGGTCGTCGGGTACGCCGCCGGGACCCGGGCCGAGCTGACCGCCGCGCTGGCGGCGCTGGTGGGGTGA
- a CDS encoding mechanosensitive ion channel family protein has product MTPVVLPDVPLQNVTLMPDCVQDAGSWCATLYRWTSNDFLAQHADTLVSRTVAITVIVVVAVLFRWLAHRAIARMVDGATNGRFTALVGRARRLRPGGGAAVAPAADPGTQRRAQRARTIGSVLRSIVSAVVLLVAVMMVMNELGYPLGPLLAGAGVIGLAIGFGAQNLVRDFLSGMFMLLEDQYGVGDVVDVGEAVGTVEAVGLRITTIRDIKGTVWYVRNGEILRVGNMSQGYAVAVVDLPIAHHADVEEATELAGSTATERASQDDIAGDVLEAPEVLGVDKIGPEGVTLRITVRVSPGRQWAVQRALNGAITDAFDDHGIPRPMVYPGAAFDGQAQKQN; this is encoded by the coding sequence GTGACCCCCGTCGTGCTGCCCGACGTACCCCTGCAGAACGTGACGCTGATGCCGGACTGCGTGCAGGACGCCGGTTCGTGGTGCGCCACGCTCTACCGCTGGACCAGCAACGACTTCCTGGCCCAGCACGCGGACACCCTGGTCAGCAGGACCGTGGCGATCACCGTGATCGTCGTGGTCGCGGTGCTGTTCCGGTGGCTGGCGCACCGGGCGATCGCGCGGATGGTCGACGGCGCGACCAACGGCCGGTTCACCGCGCTGGTGGGCCGGGCCCGCCGACTGCGTCCGGGTGGCGGCGCCGCCGTCGCGCCGGCGGCGGACCCGGGTACGCAGCGACGGGCGCAGCGGGCACGCACGATCGGCTCGGTGCTGCGCTCGATCGTCTCGGCGGTCGTGCTGCTCGTCGCGGTGATGATGGTGATGAACGAGCTCGGCTACCCGCTGGGCCCGTTGCTGGCCGGTGCCGGGGTGATCGGGCTCGCCATCGGTTTCGGTGCGCAGAACCTGGTGCGTGACTTCCTGTCCGGCATGTTCATGCTGCTGGAGGACCAGTACGGCGTCGGCGACGTCGTCGACGTCGGGGAGGCCGTCGGCACCGTCGAGGCGGTCGGCCTGCGGATCACCACGATCCGCGACATCAAGGGCACCGTCTGGTACGTCCGCAACGGCGAGATCCTGCGCGTGGGCAACATGAGCCAGGGCTACGCGGTCGCGGTGGTCGACCTGCCGATCGCCCACCACGCCGACGTCGAGGAGGCCACCGAGCTGGCCGGGAGCACCGCCACCGAGCGCGCCTCCCAGGACGACATCGCCGGTGACGTGCTGGAGGCCCCCGAGGTGCTCGGCGTCGACAAGATCGGCCCGGAGGGCGTCACGCTGCGGATCACCGTGCGGGTCAGTCCCGGCCGGCAGTGGGCGGTGCAGCGCGCGCTCAACGGCGCGATCACCGACGCGTTCGACGACCACGGCATCCCGCGGCCGATGGTCTACCCCGGCGCGGCCTTCGACGGCCAGGCGCAGAAGCAGAACTGA